The following coding sequences are from one Aeromicrobium duanguangcaii window:
- a CDS encoding LytR C-terminal domain-containing protein: MEQQPESERPEDRRDVGRPRPTWSLIVLPAVWLVLGALGGVAIINVVRSDDAPAASAEVSAKDAGAEPPATKKPKAEKSEPTAKATKKPKPKPKPTTEPTVEPTATRSIGVGVYNQIGIGGLAARVAGQARVAGWSVAAVSDWRGSVPQDTVYYPAGRQAEAALLGQDLGIVRLMPATANMSSSSLTVVLASPR, encoded by the coding sequence GTGGAGCAGCAGCCCGAGTCCGAGCGCCCCGAGGATCGCCGTGACGTCGGCCGCCCCCGGCCCACGTGGTCGCTGATCGTCCTGCCGGCGGTCTGGCTCGTCCTGGGTGCTCTCGGCGGCGTGGCCATCATCAACGTCGTCCGCAGCGACGACGCCCCCGCGGCCTCCGCCGAGGTCTCCGCGAAGGACGCGGGCGCCGAGCCCCCGGCGACCAAGAAGCCGAAGGCCGAGAAGTCCGAGCCCACCGCGAAGGCCACGAAGAAGCCCAAGCCCAAGCCGAAGCCCACGACCGAGCCGACCGTCGAGCCCACGGCCACCCGCTCGATCGGGGTCGGCGTGTACAACCAGATCGGCATCGGCGGCCTCGCCGCCCGAGTCGCCGGCCAGGCGCGGGTCGCGGGCTGGAGCGTCGCGGCGGTCTCGGACTGGCGCGGCAGCGTGCCGCAGGACACCGTCTACTACCCGGCCGGGCGACAGGCCGAGGCCGCGCTGCTGGGCCAGGACCTCGGCATCGTCCGGCTCATGCCCGCCACCGCGAACATGTCGTCGTCGTCCCTCACCGTCGTGCTGGCCAGCCCCCGCTGA
- a CDS encoding DUF3263 domain-containing protein: protein MAAVESHDPVVREGALSDRDREMLELERLWWKYAGAKEQAIRDKFDMTATRYYQILNALIDSEEALAHDPLLVKRLRRLRSQRQRQRQARRTGSDR, encoded by the coding sequence ATGGCAGCGGTGGAGAGTCACGACCCGGTGGTCCGCGAGGGCGCATTGTCCGATCGCGACCGCGAGATGCTCGAGCTCGAGCGCCTGTGGTGGAAGTACGCCGGCGCCAAGGAGCAGGCGATCCGCGACAAGTTCGACATGACCGCCACGCGCTACTACCAGATCCTCAACGCGCTGATCGACTCCGAGGAGGCGCTCGCGCACGACCCCCTGCTCGTGAAGCGGCTCCGTCGCCTGCGCTCGCAGCGCCAGCGTCAGCGTCAGGCCCGCCGCACCGGCTCCGACCGCTGA
- a CDS encoding alpha,alpha-trehalose-phosphate synthase (UDP-forming) produces MAPEQTDFLVIANRLPVDRLVGPDGEVAWRKSPGGLVTALEPVMKVKGGAWIGWHGASDEDLPEFVHDGLRLVPVPLSEQEVEEYYEGFSNGTLWPLYHDVVVTPEYHREWWDSYVTVNRRFAEKAASLAAPGAIVWVQDYQLQLVPQMLRELRPDLLIGFFLHIPFPPTELFQQLPWRRQILEGLLGADLVGFQMPGGAQNFARLVRQRVGHRTVKDTVFLPDGRKVIAKAYPISIDARGFEQLSRTPEVIARAQEIRDSLGNPRHVLIGIDRLDYTKGLPQRLRAFGELVSDGVIDVDDAVFVQVATPSRERVHQYRVLRDDINRLVGRINGDMGRIGQQPIQYLHASFPREEMAAMYRAADVMVVTPLRDGMNLVAKEYLATRWDDRGALVLSEFAGAAGELKQAFMVNPHDINGMKQALLDAMRASPVELRKRMRALRKQVMENDIERWAKTFLDELAAVRDPAPSDG; encoded by the coding sequence ATGGCGCCCGAGCAGACCGACTTCCTCGTGATCGCCAACCGCCTCCCCGTGGACCGCCTCGTCGGTCCCGACGGCGAGGTGGCGTGGCGCAAGTCCCCCGGCGGTCTCGTGACCGCCCTCGAACCCGTGATGAAGGTCAAGGGCGGCGCCTGGATCGGCTGGCACGGCGCGTCCGACGAGGACCTGCCCGAGTTCGTGCACGACGGACTGCGCCTCGTGCCGGTCCCGCTGTCCGAGCAGGAGGTCGAGGAGTACTACGAGGGCTTCTCGAACGGCACCCTGTGGCCGCTCTACCACGACGTCGTCGTCACCCCGGAGTATCACCGCGAGTGGTGGGACTCCTACGTCACCGTCAACCGCCGTTTCGCCGAGAAGGCCGCCTCGCTGGCCGCCCCCGGCGCGATCGTGTGGGTCCAGGACTACCAGCTCCAGCTCGTGCCCCAGATGCTGCGCGAGCTGCGACCCGACCTGCTGATCGGGTTCTTCCTGCACATCCCCTTCCCGCCGACCGAGCTGTTCCAGCAGCTGCCGTGGCGCCGCCAGATCCTCGAGGGCCTGCTCGGCGCCGACCTGGTCGGGTTCCAGATGCCCGGCGGCGCCCAGAACTTCGCCCGGCTGGTCCGCCAGCGCGTGGGTCACCGCACCGTCAAGGACACCGTCTTCCTGCCTGACGGCCGCAAGGTCATCGCCAAGGCCTACCCCATCTCGATCGACGCGCGCGGGTTCGAGCAGCTCTCGCGCACCCCCGAGGTCATCGCCCGGGCCCAGGAGATTCGCGACAGCCTCGGCAACCCGCGGCACGTCCTGATCGGCATCGACCGGCTCGACTACACGAAGGGCCTGCCCCAGCGGCTGCGTGCGTTCGGCGAGCTCGTCAGCGACGGCGTGATCGACGTCGACGATGCCGTGTTCGTCCAGGTCGCGACCCCCTCGCGCGAGCGGGTCCACCAGTACCGCGTCCTGCGCGACGACATCAACCGTCTCGTCGGGCGGATCAACGGCGACATGGGGCGCATCGGCCAGCAGCCGATCCAGTACCTGCACGCGTCGTTCCCGCGCGAGGAGATGGCGGCGATGTACCGCGCCGCCGACGTCATGGTCGTCACCCCGCTGCGCGACGGCATGAACCTCGTGGCGAAGGAGTACCTCGCCACCCGCTGGGACGACCGCGGCGCCCTGGTCCTGAGCGAGTTCGCCGGTGCGGCCGGTGAGCTCAAGCAGGCCTTCATGGTGAACCCGCACGACATCAATGGGATGAAGCAGGCCCTGCTCGACGCGATGCGAGCCAGCCCCGTCGAGCTGCGCAAGCGGATGCGCGCCCTGCGCAAGCAGGTCATGGAGAACGACATCGAGCGCTGGGCCAAGACCTTCCTCGATGAGCTCGCGGCGGTCCGCGACCCGGCACCCTCGGACGGGTGA
- a CDS encoding MFS transporter — protein sequence MTTQLPARVRRGYALGSVATGTFGTVPGLLLLPYLTDTVGVGAALAGVLVFAPKAWDVVLNPIAGRISDRSRHPGGRRRPFLVRAGLTLAVLFAVMFAGPTEPQALGAAWVALAFLGCASAYAFFQVPYVAMPAELTLDYTERTRLMTWRVVVLALAILVSGATAPIVADELGHGAMGVYVGVVIAIGVLGSWWGTRGAPDHPGETATGTLTDQLRLVGANPDFRAVLLTFVLQAAAIGTVLAGVAYVSDHLLDSAAANTLLFVAFVGPALLVTPLWERYAATRGKRSGYVVATGFLIAGMLALLSAHAGWLAVTYVAAALVGIGYAGAQVFPMAMLPDVAADDARRSGANRVGVFTGVWTAGETLGLALGPGILALALTAGGYVSSTGDETVTQPDSARLAIAVGFSLVPAALTVLSLVLLRGYRLDDRLRSADVA from the coding sequence GTGACGACGCAGCTCCCGGCGCGGGTCCGGCGCGGCTATGCCCTCGGCAGCGTCGCGACGGGCACGTTCGGCACCGTGCCGGGCCTGCTGCTCCTGCCGTACCTGACCGACACGGTCGGCGTCGGCGCGGCCCTGGCCGGAGTGCTGGTCTTCGCGCCCAAGGCGTGGGACGTCGTGCTCAACCCGATCGCGGGCCGGATCAGCGACCGCTCACGACATCCCGGCGGACGCCGCCGGCCCTTCCTCGTGCGTGCCGGCCTGACGCTGGCCGTGCTGTTCGCCGTCATGTTCGCCGGGCCCACCGAGCCGCAGGCCCTCGGCGCCGCCTGGGTGGCGCTGGCCTTCCTCGGCTGCGCGAGCGCCTACGCCTTCTTCCAGGTGCCGTACGTCGCGATGCCGGCCGAGCTGACCCTGGACTACACCGAGCGGACGCGGCTGATGACGTGGCGCGTCGTCGTCCTGGCGCTGGCGATCCTGGTCTCGGGCGCCACGGCGCCGATCGTCGCCGACGAGCTCGGCCACGGCGCGATGGGCGTGTACGTCGGCGTCGTCATCGCGATCGGCGTGCTGGGCTCGTGGTGGGGCACCCGCGGTGCCCCCGACCACCCCGGTGAGACCGCGACCGGCACGCTCACCGACCAGCTGCGGCTCGTCGGCGCCAACCCGGACTTCCGCGCCGTGCTGCTGACGTTCGTCCTGCAGGCCGCGGCCATCGGCACCGTGCTGGCCGGCGTCGCCTACGTCTCCGACCACCTGCTCGACAGCGCGGCGGCGAACACGCTGCTCTTCGTCGCGTTCGTCGGTCCGGCCCTGCTCGTCACCCCGCTGTGGGAGCGGTACGCCGCGACCCGCGGCAAGCGCTCGGGCTACGTCGTCGCCACCGGCTTCCTGATCGCCGGCATGCTCGCTCTCCTCAGCGCCCACGCCGGCTGGCTCGCCGTCACGTACGTCGCCGCGGCCCTCGTCGGCATCGGGTACGCCGGCGCCCAGGTCTTCCCGATGGCGATGCTGCCCGACGTGGCCGCCGACGACGCGCGGCGCAGCGGCGCGAATCGGGTCGGCGTGTTCACGGGCGTGTGGACCGCCGGTGAGACCCTGGGCCTGGCGCTCGGGCCGGGCATCCTCGCCCTGGCGCTGACGGCGGGGGGTTACGTCTCCTCGACCGGCGACGAGACCGTCACCCAGCCCGACAGCGCACGCCTGGCGATCGCGGTGGGGTTCTCCCTCGTCCCCGCGGCACTGACCGTGCTGAGCCTGGTGCTGCTGCGGGGATACCGCCTCGACGACCGCCTCAGGAGTGCCGATGTCGCCTGA
- a CDS encoding pyridoxal phosphate-dependent decarboxylase family protein: protein MSPDQILAELAERRRQDLPTHGGRTLAYVYDSGLAAADEVGRQALIMYASANGLDPTAFPSLLSMEADLVAFARRHLHAGDEVVGTVTSGGTESILLAVQTARDAAGVERPAMVVPSTIHAAFAKAAHYFGVELVAVPVGAEHRADVPAMTEAIDTLGDRVVLVAASTPSYAHGVIDPIEELAAVTRARGLRLHVDACIGGWILPWTPDAAPWDFAVPGVTSLSVDLHKYAYTPKGVSLLLHADAGLRRPQFFAYADWPGYTMLNSTMQSTKSGGPLAAAWAVVNLIGSDGYRGLVEHTLAGTRALADGIEAIDHLHLVERPDTSLVAVGTDDAVDVFTISDLMLDRGWFVQPQMRFGDEPANLHLTISAATADSVPEFLTALREAVDEAALAGPVRIDPALAEAAATLDPDTPDDEAFDGLLALAGLAGGDGQVAVPDRLGPVNALVDVAPPRVREALMVAFLDRLTR from the coding sequence ATGTCGCCTGACCAGATCCTCGCCGAGCTGGCCGAGCGGCGCCGACAGGACCTGCCCACGCACGGCGGCCGGACCCTGGCCTACGTGTACGACTCGGGCCTCGCCGCTGCCGACGAGGTCGGCCGTCAGGCACTGATCATGTACGCGTCGGCGAACGGGCTGGACCCCACGGCCTTCCCCAGCCTGCTGTCGATGGAGGCGGACCTCGTGGCGTTCGCGCGCCGGCACCTGCACGCCGGGGACGAGGTCGTCGGCACCGTCACCTCCGGCGGGACGGAGTCGATCCTGCTGGCGGTCCAGACCGCCCGTGACGCGGCCGGGGTCGAGCGACCCGCGATGGTCGTGCCCAGCACGATCCATGCGGCGTTCGCCAAGGCGGCGCACTACTTCGGTGTCGAGCTCGTCGCCGTGCCCGTCGGCGCCGAGCACCGCGCCGACGTCCCCGCGATGACCGAGGCCATCGACACCCTCGGCGACCGCGTCGTCCTGGTGGCGGCGTCGACACCGTCCTACGCCCACGGCGTGATCGACCCGATCGAGGAGCTCGCCGCGGTCACCCGCGCGCGCGGACTGCGGCTGCACGTCGACGCCTGCATCGGCGGCTGGATCCTGCCCTGGACCCCGGACGCCGCCCCGTGGGACTTCGCGGTCCCCGGGGTCACGAGCCTCTCGGTCGACCTGCACAAGTACGCGTACACACCCAAGGGCGTGTCCCTGCTGCTGCACGCCGACGCCGGCCTGCGCCGGCCCCAGTTCTTCGCGTACGCCGACTGGCCCGGCTACACGATGCTCAACTCCACGATGCAGTCCACCAAGTCCGGCGGCCCCCTCGCCGCCGCGTGGGCGGTCGTCAATCTGATCGGCTCCGACGGGTACCGCGGGCTGGTCGAGCACACCCTCGCCGGCACGCGCGCGCTGGCCGACGGGATCGAGGCCATCGACCACCTGCACCTGGTCGAGCGGCCGGACACCTCCCTGGTCGCGGTCGGCACCGACGACGCCGTCGACGTCTTCACGATCAGCGACCTCATGCTCGACCGTGGCTGGTTCGTCCAACCCCAGATGCGCTTCGGCGACGAGCCGGCGAACCTGCACCTCACGATCTCGGCGGCCACCGCGGACTCCGTGCCGGAGTTCCTCACGGCCCTGCGCGAGGCCGTCGACGAGGCGGCCCTGGCCGGGCCCGTCCGGATCGACCCCGCCCTGGCGGAGGCCGCGGCGACCCTCGATCCCGACACCCCCGACGACGAGGCGTTCGACGGGCTCCTCGCCCTCGCCGGGCTCGCCGGCGGCGACGGTCAGGTCGCCGTCCCGGACCGCCTGGGACCGGTCAACGCGCTGGTCGACGTCGCTCCCCCGCGGGTGCGCGAGGCGCTCATGGTCGCCTTCCTGGACCGTCTCACGCGCTGA
- a CDS encoding GNAT family N-acetyltransferase produces the protein MTEPWRTPATLTGALVRLEALTVDHAEGLAAAGDDDAVFEHLRGWDPMDEDVAAQRIERTLANPALVPWAQVDLRTGEVAGMTCFYDVDPELRTVAIGHTWIGRRFWRSGLNTEAKLLLLTRAFDEFGCVRVVWHTDIRNQRSQDAIARLGAQREGVLRKHKLRDDGSWRDTVTFSMLDEEWPPVRKRLLAALER, from the coding sequence GTGACCGAACCGTGGAGGACCCCCGCGACCCTGACCGGAGCGCTCGTGCGGCTCGAGGCCCTGACGGTCGACCACGCGGAGGGTCTCGCCGCCGCGGGCGACGACGACGCCGTCTTCGAGCACCTGCGCGGTTGGGACCCGATGGACGAGGACGTCGCCGCCCAGCGGATCGAGCGGACCCTCGCGAATCCCGCGCTCGTGCCGTGGGCGCAGGTCGACCTGCGCACGGGCGAGGTCGCCGGGATGACCTGCTTCTACGACGTCGACCCCGAGCTGAGGACCGTCGCGATCGGGCACACCTGGATCGGGCGGCGCTTCTGGCGCAGCGGGCTGAACACCGAGGCGAAGCTGCTGCTGCTGACGCGCGCCTTCGACGAGTTCGGCTGCGTGCGGGTCGTGTGGCACACCGACATCCGCAACCAGCGCTCGCAGGACGCGATCGCCCGGCTCGGTGCCCAGCGCGAGGGCGTCCTGCGCAAGCACAAGCTGCGCGACGACGGCTCGTGGCGTGACACCGTGACGTTCTCGATGCTCGACGAGGAGTGGCCGCCGGTCCGGAAGCGACTCCTGGCCGCGCTCGAGCGCTGA
- a CDS encoding MFS transporter, with the protein MTVAFLGRIPLAMSQMGVLLLVAQATGRYGIAGATAGALAVANAAGSPFFGALADRIGQRPVVLVQSIFGSLGLVSIVFFANQGVSSVVLIVVAALTGLAMPQVGPLARVRWRPVLALRVNEGRIRKDEVDRFVDLAFSYEGAGDEASFVLGPALVGILGVLMGAEGALLAAAVLLLVFGTSFAMHRTAALVPRGSEHAPTHGVTLWTKAFVALAAAVFLMGMLFGSIQSGTTVLATDQGHPDVAGLIHAVLGIGSVMAALSLAALPASILYATRMLWASGAMVVLALPLLFVHTIPQLVAVIAVMGFAVAPYLISSFALAGLIVPPARIGTAMTFMAGATGLGYATGASIAGRAADGAFGAGGPTPAFTVTISAMAAAFLLSVATQKILRNAKLASA; encoded by the coding sequence GTGACCGTGGCGTTCCTCGGCCGCATCCCGCTGGCGATGAGCCAGATGGGCGTGCTGCTGCTGGTCGCCCAAGCGACGGGGCGCTACGGCATCGCCGGCGCCACCGCCGGCGCCCTCGCGGTCGCCAACGCCGCCGGCTCCCCGTTCTTCGGCGCGCTCGCCGACCGCATCGGGCAGCGACCGGTCGTCCTGGTCCAGTCGATCTTCGGGTCCCTCGGTCTGGTCTCGATCGTGTTCTTCGCCAACCAAGGGGTCTCCTCGGTCGTCCTCATCGTCGTGGCCGCCCTCACCGGACTGGCCATGCCGCAGGTCGGCCCGCTGGCCCGCGTGCGCTGGCGCCCCGTGCTGGCCCTGCGCGTCAACGAGGGCCGCATCCGCAAGGACGAGGTCGACCGCTTCGTCGACCTGGCGTTCTCCTACGAGGGCGCGGGTGACGAGGCCTCGTTCGTCCTCGGTCCGGCGCTGGTCGGCATCCTCGGTGTCCTCATGGGGGCCGAGGGCGCCCTGCTCGCGGCCGCGGTGCTCTTGCTGGTCTTCGGCACGTCGTTCGCCATGCACCGGACGGCCGCGCTCGTGCCGCGTGGCAGCGAGCACGCGCCGACCCACGGCGTGACGCTGTGGACCAAGGCCTTCGTGGCGCTGGCCGCCGCCGTCTTCCTCATGGGCATGCTCTTCGGCAGCATCCAGTCGGGCACGACGGTGCTGGCCACCGATCAGGGTCACCCCGACGTCGCCGGCCTGATCCACGCCGTCCTGGGCATCGGCAGCGTGATGGCGGCGTTGTCGCTGGCCGCGCTGCCCGCCAGCATCCTCTACGCGACCCGCATGCTGTGGGCGTCCGGAGCGATGGTCGTGCTGGCGCTGCCGCTGCTGTTCGTGCACACCATCCCGCAGCTGGTCGCGGTCATCGCGGTGATGGGCTTCGCCGTGGCGCCGTACTTGATCAGCTCCTTCGCGCTGGCCGGCCTCATCGTCCCGCCGGCGCGCATCGGCACCGCCATGACCTTCATGGCCGGCGCCACGGGGCTGGGCTACGCGACGGGCGCGTCGATCGCCGGTCGCGCCGCCGACGGCGCCTTCGGGGCCGGCGGCCCGACCCCCGCCTTCACCGTCACGATCTCGGCGATGGCGGCGGCCTTCCTGCTCTCCGTGGCCACGCAGAAGATCCTGCGCAACGCCAAGCTCGCCTCGGCCTGA
- a CDS encoding MFS transporter — MVEPTLTRARVATSALLFTNGFVLGAWIVHIPAIMDRTDISAATLGTLLLWMGVCAWIAMQAAGFFVDRTGSARAVVVSLLVMCLAITLPSLATNVWTLAAGLGILGAANGIVDVSQNAQAVTVERAFGRPIMSSFHAYFSAGGLAASVLGGGMLALGWPVPLDFLVFAVIGLALVAAVRPHLLDHDVRDREDRPGRPPWTLQIVLLGALAFALMLAEGVAYDWSTVHLRDELGTSEALAAVAYGAFSLTMFISRLVVDRIVAVTGAGTFVRWASLLGACGLAIAIVAPVPAIAIAGWAVVGIGLAGCVPQFFSAAGNVDPRHGAAIIARVTGMGYVALLSGPSVIGLLTHWVPLTTAFLVPLALCLVASALAPRALGSHR; from the coding sequence GTGGTGGAACCGACGCTGACCCGCGCCCGCGTGGCCACGTCCGCGCTGCTGTTCACCAACGGTTTCGTGCTGGGCGCCTGGATCGTCCACATCCCCGCGATCATGGACCGCACCGACATCTCGGCGGCCACGCTCGGGACGCTGCTGCTGTGGATGGGCGTCTGCGCGTGGATCGCGATGCAGGCGGCCGGCTTCTTCGTCGACCGGACCGGCAGCGCCCGCGCCGTGGTGGTCTCGCTGCTGGTGATGTGCCTGGCCATCACCCTGCCCAGCCTGGCGACGAACGTGTGGACCCTCGCGGCCGGACTCGGCATCCTGGGCGCCGCGAACGGCATCGTCGACGTCTCCCAGAACGCGCAGGCGGTCACCGTCGAGCGTGCCTTCGGCCGGCCGATCATGTCGTCGTTCCACGCGTACTTCTCGGCCGGCGGACTGGCCGCGTCGGTCCTCGGCGGCGGGATGCTGGCGCTCGGCTGGCCCGTCCCGCTGGACTTCCTGGTCTTCGCGGTCATCGGCCTGGCCCTGGTGGCCGCCGTGCGACCCCACCTGCTCGACCACGACGTGCGCGACCGGGAGGACCGACCCGGCCGCCCCCCGTGGACCCTGCAGATCGTGCTGCTCGGAGCGCTGGCCTTCGCCCTCATGCTCGCCGAGGGCGTGGCGTACGACTGGAGCACCGTCCACCTGCGCGACGAGCTCGGCACCTCCGAGGCCCTCGCCGCCGTCGCCTACGGCGCGTTCAGCCTGACCATGTTCATCTCGCGGCTGGTCGTGGACCGGATCGTGGCGGTGACGGGCGCCGGGACGTTCGTCCGGTGGGCCTCGCTCCTGGGCGCGTGCGGCCTCGCCATCGCGATCGTCGCCCCCGTTCCCGCGATCGCCATCGCCGGCTGGGCCGTCGTCGGCATCGGCCTGGCCGGCTGCGTCCCCCAGTTCTTCTCGGCCGCAGGCAACGTCGATCCGCGTCACGGCGCCGCGATCATCGCCCGCGTCACGGGCATGGGCTACGTCGCACTGCTGAGCGGCCCCTCGGTCATCGGCCTGCTGACGCACTGGGTCCCGCTGACGACCGCCTTCCTGGTCCCCCTCGCGCTGTGTCTCGTGGCCAGTGCCCTCGCCCCTCGAGCCCTCGGGAGTCACCGATGA
- a CDS encoding uracil-DNA glycosylase, with the protein MSSLDHLMAPDWAEAMEPVADQIAAMGEFLRAEVAAGRSYLPEPDAIFRAFRTPLAQVRVLITGQDPYPTPGHAMGLSFSVRPDVRPLPRSLVNIYTELQADLGIEPAAHGDLSAWSDQGVMLLNRALTVRPGEAASHRGKGWEPITDRAIAALVERGGPLVAILWGRDAQALAPRLGDVPRIESPHPSPLSASRGFFGSRPFSRADDALRDQGAQPVDWRLPG; encoded by the coding sequence ATGAGCAGCCTCGACCACCTGATGGCGCCCGACTGGGCCGAGGCGATGGAGCCCGTCGCCGACCAGATCGCGGCCATGGGCGAGTTCCTGCGTGCCGAGGTCGCCGCGGGGCGCAGCTACCTGCCCGAGCCGGACGCGATCTTCCGCGCCTTCCGCACTCCCCTGGCGCAGGTGCGGGTGCTGATCACCGGACAGGACCCCTACCCCACGCCGGGACACGCGATGGGTCTGTCCTTCTCGGTCCGGCCCGACGTGCGGCCGCTGCCGCGCAGCCTGGTCAACATCTACACCGAGCTGCAGGCCGACCTCGGCATCGAGCCGGCGGCCCACGGCGACCTCTCGGCCTGGTCCGATCAGGGGGTCATGCTGCTCAACCGCGCGCTGACCGTCCGGCCGGGCGAGGCGGCGAGTCATCGGGGCAAGGGCTGGGAGCCGATCACCGATCGGGCCATCGCCGCCCTGGTCGAACGCGGCGGCCCGCTCGTGGCGATCCTGTGGGGGCGTGACGCCCAGGCGCTGGCGCCGCGGCTGGGCGACGTCCCCAGAATCGAGTCGCCGCACCCCAGCCCCTTGTCCGCCTCGCGCGGGTTCTTCGGCTCGCGCCCGTTCAGCCGTGCCGACGACGCGCTCCGCGATCAGGGTGCACAGCCGGTCGATTGGCGCCTCCCCGGCTAG